Proteins encoded within one genomic window of Phototrophicus methaneseepsis:
- a CDS encoding HPF/RaiA family ribosome-associated protein — MVREYVNFPIEMHIEPELGDDLEKRLYIDAEDHLKKLAKHHTDITGAAVDITQPAQSRETPYIYEATVVIYARPKNIAATEKHGDAATALRGALKAAERQIRDKREQLRH, encoded by the coding sequence ATGGTACGTGAATATGTTAATTTCCCGATTGAGATGCATATCGAACCTGAACTAGGGGATGACCTAGAGAAGCGCCTTTATATTGATGCTGAAGATCACTTGAAGAAGCTTGCCAAGCATCATACGGATATAACAGGTGCTGCGGTTGATATTACTCAGCCTGCGCAATCTCGGGAGACGCCTTATATTTATGAAGCAACAGTCGTCATCTATGCTCGCCCTAAGAATATTGCTGCGACTGAGAAACATGGTGATGCAGCGACAGCCTTAAGGGGAGCCCTTAAAGCAGCCGAACGCCAAATACGCGATAAACGGGAACAGTTACGTCATTAA
- the gndA gene encoding NADP-dependent phosphogluconate dehydrogenase has translation MADCDIGIYGLAVMGQNFALNIADHGFKVAVYNRTKSKITDFMAEEAADKPIEAAYELQDFVNLIRKPRVIVLIVKAGPATDAIIDNLIPYLEEGDIIIDSGNSYYKDTERRAAMLTEKGFNFLGMGISGGEEGARHGPSLMPGGPSEVYARVQPMLEAVAAKAEGEPCVTYLGPGSAGHYVKMVHNGIEYGIMQAIAEVYDVLSRGAGMGAGQIGDIFQRWSKGLLSSFLVDITGNILVYTAPEDDKPLVDIITDSAQQKGTGKWTTQDALDLGVSVPTISAAIEARIISALKSERVKAATILQGPTPSFDGDQAQLVDALEQALLATEICAYAQGFAALHSASEEYNYHLNMADIARIWRNGCIIRATLLNDMSRAFTADNALSNLMIAPYFAELLAKAQSGWRESLKIAVGMGIPTPALSSALAYYDSYRSGRLPANLIQAQRDFFGAHTYERLDNTEGTAFHTIWQEI, from the coding sequence GTGGCTGATTGTGATATTGGTATTTATGGACTCGCCGTGATGGGCCAGAATTTTGCCCTGAACATCGCAGACCATGGTTTTAAGGTCGCCGTATATAATCGTACCAAATCGAAAATTACAGACTTCATGGCAGAGGAAGCCGCTGACAAACCGATTGAAGCGGCATATGAACTACAGGATTTCGTTAATCTCATCCGCAAACCCCGTGTTATCGTCCTTATCGTCAAAGCGGGTCCCGCTACAGATGCCATTATTGATAACCTCATTCCCTATCTGGAAGAAGGCGACATCATCATCGACAGTGGCAACTCCTATTATAAAGATACTGAGCGCCGTGCCGCGATGCTGACAGAGAAGGGCTTTAATTTCCTCGGCATGGGTATATCTGGCGGTGAAGAAGGCGCTCGTCATGGGCCTAGCCTGATGCCAGGAGGACCTTCCGAAGTCTATGCGCGTGTCCAGCCCATGTTAGAAGCTGTCGCAGCCAAGGCTGAAGGCGAACCATGCGTGACCTACCTGGGACCAGGGAGCGCGGGACATTACGTCAAGATGGTACACAATGGCATCGAATATGGCATCATGCAGGCCATCGCAGAAGTTTATGACGTGCTATCACGCGGCGCTGGCATGGGTGCCGGGCAAATTGGCGATATTTTCCAGCGTTGGAGTAAGGGGCTGCTTTCTTCCTTCCTGGTAGATATCACGGGGAACATCCTGGTTTATACAGCGCCAGAGGATGACAAGCCCCTGGTAGATATCATCACAGACAGTGCACAACAGAAAGGTACAGGTAAGTGGACAACCCAAGACGCGCTTGATTTAGGCGTCTCTGTACCCACAATCAGCGCGGCAATAGAAGCACGCATTATCTCCGCGCTGAAAAGTGAGCGTGTTAAGGCCGCTACGATTCTACAGGGTCCAACGCCTAGCTTTGACGGCGATCAGGCTCAATTGGTGGATGCATTGGAACAAGCCCTGCTCGCCACAGAAATCTGCGCCTATGCCCAGGGATTTGCAGCGCTCCATTCAGCCAGTGAAGAATACAATTATCACCTGAATATGGCAGATATTGCGCGTATCTGGCGTAATGGCTGTATTATCCGCGCGACACTGCTTAATGATATGAGCCGTGCCTTTACAGCAGATAACGCATTATCAAACCTGATGATTGCCCCGTACTTCGCGGAACTGCTTGCAAAAGCACAATCTGGCTGGCGAGAATCCCTTAAGATCGCAGTGGGTATGGGTATACCGACACCTGCCCTGAGCTCCGCCCTGGCCTATTACGATAGCTACCGTAGCGGTCGCTTACCAGCCAACTTAATCCAGGCACAACGCGATTTCTTTGGTGCACATACCTATGAGCGCCTCGACAACACAGAAGGTACGGCTTTCCATACCATCTGGCAAGAAATTTAG